The Oncorhynchus keta strain PuntledgeMale-10-30-2019 chromosome 17, Oket_V2, whole genome shotgun sequence genome has a window encoding:
- the LOC118396062 gene encoding ladderlectin-like translates to MAMLTILLLLSAAIVLGEAFDLRATKVGVEEEQQEAGAAESDHPCPSGWTKYGSLCFLFVNTAMTWTQAESYCVSHQANLASVHNCGDDYNLQQLVLKNTGQHQTIWIGGVDAVQEQHWFWSDGSKFDYKNWEQGEPNNYGGREHCVEMNYGGDKKWNDLNCGEKLPSVCALKTC, encoded by the exons ATGGCGATGTTGACCATCCTTCTGCTTCTCAGCGCTGCCATTGTTCTGGGCGAGGCCTTTGATCTACGTGCCACAA AGGTTGGGGTGGAGGAGGAACAGCAGGAGGCAGGAGCAGCAGAGAGTGATCATCCATGCCCCAGTGGTTGGACCAAATACGGATCACTTTGCTTTTTGTTTGTCAACACTGCAATGACATGGACCCAAGCTGAG AGCTACTGTGTGTCCCATCAAGCAAACCTGGCCTCTGTGCACAACTGTGGGGACGACTATAATTTACAGCAATTGGTGTTGAAAAACACCGGCCAACATCAAACTATCTGGATTGGAGGAGTTGATGCTGTTCAG GAACAACATTGGTTCTGGAGTGACGGCTCCAAATTTGATTACAAGAACTGGGAGCAAGGAGAGCCCAATAATTATGGTGGCAGGGAGCACTGTGTTGAAATGAACTATGGAG GTGACAAAAAGTGGAACGATTTAAACTGTGGAGAGAAATTGCCCTCGGTGTGCGCACTGAAAACCTGTTAA